One window of Trinickia caryophylli genomic DNA carries:
- a CDS encoding ArsR family transcriptional regulator: MKQNEREGSAQRTLCALLEGLGPLTVSELADRRGVHPRATARQLAALIGSGYVKRIGRPARYERTVKRLPPAVPRTAKSEAVARARRRDAEARHKPLIKRDQRELDRVFAAWRT, from the coding sequence GTGAAGCAGAACGAGCGTGAAGGATCGGCGCAGCGCACACTCTGCGCGCTCCTTGAGGGGCTCGGCCCGCTGACGGTAAGCGAGCTCGCCGATCGCCGCGGCGTTCACCCGCGCGCCACCGCGCGCCAGCTCGCTGCGCTGATCGGCTCGGGCTACGTGAAGCGGATCGGCCGGCCAGCGAGGTACGAAAGAACGGTGAAGCGTCTGCCGCCGGCGGTGCCCAGGACGGCCAAGTCGGAAGCGGTAGCGCGCGCCCGCCGGCGCGACGCCGAGGCGCGTCACAAACCACTCATCAAGCGCGATCAGCGAGAGCTCGATCGGGTATTCGCGGCATGGCGTACGTAA
- a CDS encoding response regulator transcription factor codes for MNSRKILLLSRPKHRIKVVLLDDHPIVALGVATYLRDFADFEVGAMVSTADELLAQIEQGGYDVALVDFYLPDDRVDGAAFIRRLRASAPELVIVVLSAARAADAECLCHRAGANAFLEKATPLPLIAEVVRGAVGAPRKFFAVRGGRIETIVPLPREDTLSSAEVEILRYIAEGLSVSQTAARLRRSKKTVSTHKRSAMRKLQVSDDLGLALYLKEKFRA; via the coding sequence ATGAATTCCCGGAAGATCCTGTTATTGTCTCGGCCGAAACACCGCATCAAGGTGGTTCTGCTCGACGATCACCCCATCGTCGCACTTGGCGTGGCAACCTATTTGCGCGACTTTGCCGACTTCGAGGTGGGCGCGATGGTTTCCACTGCCGACGAGTTGCTGGCTCAGATCGAGCAGGGCGGCTATGACGTCGCGCTCGTCGACTTTTACCTGCCTGACGACCGCGTAGACGGCGCGGCGTTCATTCGGCGGCTGCGCGCCAGCGCGCCGGAACTCGTGATCGTGGTGCTGTCGGCCGCACGCGCGGCCGATGCCGAATGCCTGTGCCACCGCGCCGGCGCCAACGCGTTTCTTGAAAAAGCGACGCCGCTGCCGCTGATCGCGGAGGTCGTGCGCGGCGCAGTCGGTGCCCCGCGCAAGTTCTTCGCCGTGCGCGGCGGCAGGATCGAAACGATCGTTCCGTTGCCGCGCGAAGATACGCTCTCGTCAGCCGAGGTCGAGATTCTCCGGTATATCGCCGAAGGCTTGTCCGTATCGCAGACGGCCGCCCGCTTGCGGCGCAGCAAGAAGACCGTCAGTACGCACAAGCGCAGCGCGATGCGAAAGCTGCAGGTATCGGACGATCTCGGGCTTGCGCTTTACCTGAAAGAGAAATTCCGCGCCTAA
- a CDS encoding DUF1488 family protein, whose translation MEDSFEIFDVRTVETGDYLSFTVKDGSDEIPATISRTALAVLDQGGNHDAGAVFEAHKERIRKAAYEMRRRNPGVSSIRLGSSNF comes from the coding sequence ATGGAAGACAGCTTTGAGATCTTTGATGTGAGAACCGTCGAGACCGGCGACTATTTGTCGTTCACCGTCAAAGATGGATCCGACGAAATTCCCGCAACGATCTCCCGCACAGCCTTGGCGGTTTTGGACCAGGGGGGCAACCACGACGCGGGCGCAGTCTTCGAAGCTCACAAAGAGCGAATTCGAAAAGCGGCCTACGAAATGCGGCGCAGAAATCCCGGGGTTAGCTCGATTCGATTGGGAAGCAGCAATTTCTAG
- a CDS encoding ATP-binding protein — protein sequence MAALVAVVAAGLLFGAAQAAYGATGASRGSAGPDVLRVGDYDDGAGLPDDPLGHGAHPGLGPTVLHAIAGPHGIMLVHRRFASLDAALAALAAGRIDLVALPCFRAQSDARVWLSEPYATPQAGAVVKKGGWRPAELGDLAGRRLALERGDAGSVAQNWLPAGVRVYADDAHAALEMVADGRADAFIGLYDTNAALVGAGGYGSLAAVALPLAVPFCFAANPADAATASIIEEGLARLPPPRRREMQWQPLPGARPAAEAKPFALTAEEKRWAAAHRVVRVGVERLNRPYDFVDDRGQWRGLGATLLKRFASAAHLDFKPVLIDDAHTLDEALRDGTIDLATSFPVGTAAPPGLAVTRAYDSFPWALVSRGDDASRNASRVAANAWRMRQLQPAPNQHGLTVVPRERAADALRAVLAGNADVALVNALMAEELRDRYADGRLNVDAAAAGIERIGFAASSRDAPLAAMLDRYLASYTPSELARLASGSRPVSVLLGYEKRAVIGLALGASMIVFAVLFTLLSTYWRTRAARRAAEAARLEAVASRERAEAADRAKSAFVAMMSHEIRTPMNGIIGVLDLFDAMTLTPQQRRYLDVAQRSGRLMLRVIDDTLDYLKMEQGALALEVAPFDLPGLAAAVVELHAPLAARKRLPIVLAAMPHFDCAVVGDEARINQILTNLLSNAVRFTQAGMVQLELRRHAARGGNKIQLVVSDTGCGISEAYRPRLFVPFTQQDGSTTRRYGGTGLGLSIVKRLVDAMGGTIDVRSECGAGTRVSVELPLVWGEPARRWPALAPMRARVCIEPCAMAAAVRAMLAKLGIERVVGEGETADVAISLDTAGAIVVARAGRDGAHVRSIDDFIEALAEAMPSRGADARSLAGRVGAGPDAPPAPWLQRGEVLERMPYERVLVVEDNEVNRDIIVRQLATMGVQARTAADGMEGYACWAEGKPELVLLDCHMPRMDGYSMARRIRAREAREAARGRAVRRTTIVAISANATADDVRLCREAGMDDYLSKPITRRKLAAVLDPWKELASASEPG from the coding sequence GTGGCGGCGCTTGTCGCGGTCGTCGCCGCCGGGCTGCTGTTCGGCGCGGCGCAGGCCGCTTACGGCGCAACCGGGGCGAGCCGGGGCAGCGCCGGGCCCGACGTGCTGCGCGTGGGCGACTACGACGACGGTGCGGGCCTGCCTGACGACCCGCTCGGGCACGGCGCGCATCCGGGCCTCGGTCCGACAGTGCTGCATGCGATAGCCGGCCCGCACGGCATCATGCTCGTGCATCGCCGCTTCGCCTCGCTCGACGCGGCTCTTGCAGCCCTTGCCGCGGGCCGCATCGATCTCGTCGCGCTGCCTTGCTTTCGCGCGCAAAGCGATGCGCGTGTATGGCTGTCGGAGCCCTATGCGACCCCCCAGGCCGGCGCAGTCGTCAAAAAAGGCGGCTGGCGGCCGGCGGAGCTCGGCGATCTCGCCGGCCGGCGTCTCGCGCTGGAGCGCGGCGACGCCGGCAGTGTCGCGCAAAATTGGCTGCCCGCGGGTGTGCGCGTCTATGCCGACGACGCACACGCCGCGCTCGAGATGGTGGCCGACGGCCGCGCCGATGCCTTCATCGGCCTTTACGACACCAATGCCGCGCTCGTCGGCGCGGGCGGCTACGGCTCGCTCGCGGCGGTGGCTCTGCCGCTCGCCGTTCCGTTCTGCTTCGCCGCCAATCCGGCCGATGCCGCAACGGCATCGATCATCGAGGAGGGGCTCGCGCGGCTGCCGCCGCCGCGCCGCCGCGAGATGCAGTGGCAGCCGCTGCCGGGCGCACGCCCGGCGGCCGAGGCAAAACCGTTCGCGCTCACGGCCGAGGAAAAGCGTTGGGCCGCGGCGCATCGTGTCGTGCGCGTTGGCGTCGAGCGGCTGAACCGCCCCTACGATTTCGTCGACGACCGCGGCCAATGGCGCGGGCTCGGTGCGACGCTGCTCAAGCGGTTCGCGAGTGCGGCGCACCTCGATTTCAAACCCGTTCTGATCGATGACGCTCATACGCTCGACGAGGCACTGCGCGATGGCACGATCGATCTGGCGACCTCGTTCCCGGTCGGAACAGCCGCGCCCCCGGGGCTAGCGGTGACGCGCGCGTATGACAGCTTTCCATGGGCGCTCGTGAGCCGCGGCGACGACGCGTCGCGCAACGCTTCCCGCGTGGCCGCGAACGCCTGGCGCATGCGGCAGTTGCAGCCGGCGCCGAACCAGCACGGCCTGACCGTCGTGCCGCGAGAGCGGGCCGCCGACGCTTTGCGCGCCGTGCTGGCCGGCAACGCCGACGTGGCGCTCGTTAACGCCTTGATGGCCGAAGAGTTGCGTGACCGCTACGCCGATGGCCGGCTCAACGTCGACGCGGCGGCAGCGGGCATCGAGCGGATCGGCTTTGCGGCGTCCAGCCGCGATGCGCCGCTCGCGGCGATGCTCGATCGCTATCTCGCGTCCTATACCCCGAGCGAGCTTGCGCGGCTCGCGAGCGGCTCCCGGCCCGTATCGGTGCTGCTCGGCTACGAAAAGCGGGCCGTGATCGGGCTCGCGCTCGGCGCGTCCATGATCGTGTTCGCCGTGCTGTTCACACTGCTGTCCACATACTGGCGCACGCGCGCGGCTAGGCGCGCCGCCGAGGCGGCAAGGCTCGAAGCGGTGGCGTCGCGCGAACGCGCCGAAGCCGCCGACCGGGCGAAGTCGGCGTTCGTGGCGATGATGAGCCACGAAATCCGCACGCCGATGAACGGCATCATCGGCGTGCTCGATCTCTTCGACGCGATGACGCTCACGCCGCAGCAGCGCCGCTATCTCGACGTCGCGCAACGCTCCGGGCGGCTCATGCTGCGCGTGATCGACGATACGCTCGATTACCTGAAGATGGAGCAGGGGGCGCTCGCGCTCGAAGTCGCGCCGTTCGACCTGCCTGGGCTCGCCGCCGCGGTGGTGGAACTGCACGCGCCGCTCGCCGCGCGCAAGCGGCTGCCGATTGTGCTTGCCGCCATGCCGCATTTCGATTGCGCGGTAGTGGGCGACGAAGCGCGCATCAACCAGATCTTGACGAACCTGCTCAGCAACGCGGTGCGCTTCACCCAGGCGGGCATGGTGCAACTCGAATTGAGACGTCACGCGGCGCGCGGCGGCAACAAGATCCAACTCGTGGTCAGCGATACGGGCTGCGGCATCTCCGAGGCGTACCGGCCGCGGCTTTTCGTGCCGTTCACGCAGCAGGACGGTTCGACGACGCGCCGCTACGGCGGGACAGGACTCGGGCTGTCGATCGTCAAGCGGCTCGTCGACGCCATGGGCGGCACCATCGACGTACGCAGCGAGTGCGGCGCAGGTACGCGTGTGAGCGTCGAGTTGCCGCTCGTGTGGGGCGAGCCGGCACGGCGCTGGCCGGCGCTCGCGCCGATGCGCGCACGCGTATGCATCGAGCCGTGCGCTATGGCGGCCGCGGTTCGTGCCATGTTGGCGAAGCTCGGCATCGAGCGCGTCGTCGGCGAGGGCGAGACGGCTGACGTCGCAATATCGCTCGATACGGCCGGCGCCATCGTCGTGGCGCGTGCAGGCAGAGACGGAGCGCATGTGCGCTCGATCGACGATTTCATCGAGGCGCTCGCCGAAGCGATGCCGTCGCGCGGCGCCGATGCGCGCTCGCTCGCCGGCCGTGTGGGCGCCGGCCCCGATGCGCCCCCAGCGCCTTGGCTGCAGCGGGGCGAAGTGCTCGAGCGTATGCCCTATGAGCGCGTCCTCGTCGTCGAGGACAACGAAGTGAACCGCGACATCATCGTGCGGCAACTCGCGACGATGGGCGTCCAGGCGCGTACGGCGGCCGACGGAATGGAAGGCTACGCCTGCTGGGCTGAGGGGAAACCGGAACTTGTCCTGCTCGATTGCCACATGCCGCGCATGGACGGCTACTCGATGGCGCGGCGCATCCGGGCCCGCGAGGCGCGCGAGGCGGCGCGTGGGCGAGCGGTGCGACGAACGACGATCGTGGCCATCAGCGCGAATGCGACAGCGGATGACGTTCGACTCTGCCGCGAGGCAGGCATGGACGATTACCTGTCGAAGCCGATCACACGCCGCAAGCTTGCGGCTGTCCTGGACCCCTGGAAGGAGCTGGCCAGTGCATCCGAACCTGGATGA
- a CDS encoding bifunctional DNA primase/helicase, which yields MRDEMPQRVAPVYKRPGRPQCTRPTTIIGEWLSDSGLTEATIDAFKICEQVRGDVTYAVFPYLRDGELINAKYRNIASKADMRQEAGAEPCLFGWHLIDPRQRSVAITEGEIDAMTLHQVGIPALSVNAGAGNHQWLDNDWSKLERFSTIYLCFDNDEAGRKGVKEVANRLGLERCRVVTFGASKDANEYLLGGASPADFRCCLSESKTFDPDELRSISDFWPAVKALFYPSQEDGHHPFLRFGDESQVWFEFRPGEVTVWSGYNGHGKSLLLNQVQIGLILQGERSCVFSGEMTPARQGKRLAKQLGAVDRPSIAYLNHMEQWLRERMWLFALVGTASIDRLISVFTYAYKRYGIRHCVIDSLMMTDVQSDGPGAITAQKEAMRKLANWARANDTHVHLVAHPRKGQDEKRMPGKQDISGSGVITDAADNVFTVWSAGKDGEDASDEEPDAFLELHKQRNGDTQHRRLALYFNREAQQFGTSRMRRPHVYLPYSTASSEPAV from the coding sequence GTGCGCGACGAGATGCCGCAGCGCGTGGCGCCGGTCTACAAGCGCCCGGGGCGCCCGCAGTGCACGCGGCCCACGACCATCATCGGAGAATGGCTGTCGGATAGCGGTCTCACCGAGGCCACGATCGACGCGTTCAAGATCTGCGAGCAGGTCCGCGGCGACGTCACGTACGCCGTCTTTCCGTACCTGCGCGACGGCGAGCTCATCAACGCGAAGTACCGAAACATCGCATCGAAGGCCGACATGCGGCAGGAGGCGGGCGCCGAGCCGTGCCTCTTTGGCTGGCACCTGATCGATCCGCGGCAGCGAAGCGTGGCGATCACCGAAGGCGAGATCGATGCGATGACGCTGCATCAGGTCGGCATCCCGGCGCTGTCGGTGAACGCCGGCGCCGGCAATCACCAGTGGCTCGACAACGACTGGTCGAAGCTCGAGCGCTTCAGCACGATCTACCTGTGCTTCGACAACGATGAGGCGGGGCGGAAGGGCGTCAAGGAGGTGGCGAACCGCCTCGGCCTCGAGCGGTGCCGAGTCGTCACGTTCGGCGCCTCGAAGGACGCGAACGAGTACCTGCTCGGCGGCGCATCTCCGGCGGATTTTCGGTGCTGCCTGTCCGAGTCGAAGACATTCGATCCCGACGAGTTGCGCTCGATCTCGGATTTCTGGCCGGCGGTCAAGGCGCTTTTCTATCCGTCCCAGGAGGACGGCCACCATCCGTTCCTCCGTTTCGGCGACGAATCGCAAGTCTGGTTCGAGTTTCGCCCTGGCGAGGTGACCGTCTGGTCGGGCTACAACGGGCACGGCAAGTCGCTGCTGCTGAACCAGGTGCAGATCGGGCTCATCCTGCAGGGCGAGCGCTCCTGCGTGTTCTCGGGCGAGATGACGCCAGCGCGACAAGGCAAGCGTCTCGCGAAGCAGCTCGGCGCCGTCGATCGACCGTCTATCGCCTACCTCAATCACATGGAGCAATGGCTGCGCGAGCGCATGTGGCTGTTCGCGCTCGTCGGTACCGCGTCGATCGACCGGCTCATCAGCGTATTCACGTACGCCTACAAGCGCTACGGCATACGGCATTGCGTCATCGACTCGTTGATGATGACCGACGTCCAATCGGACGGGCCCGGAGCGATCACGGCTCAGAAGGAGGCAATGCGCAAACTCGCAAATTGGGCGCGCGCCAACGATACGCACGTGCATCTCGTCGCGCACCCCCGCAAGGGGCAGGACGAGAAGCGTATGCCGGGCAAGCAGGACATCTCGGGCTCAGGTGTCATCACGGACGCGGCCGACAACGTGTTCACGGTGTGGTCGGCAGGAAAGGATGGCGAGGACGCCAGCGACGAAGAGCCGGACGCCTTTCTCGAGCTTCACAAACAGCGCAACGGCGATACGCAGCACCGCCGCCTCGCGCTCTACTTCAACCGCGAGGCGCAGCAGTTCGGCACGAGCCGCATGCGCCGGCCGCACGTGTACCTGCCGTATAGCACTGCCAGCTCGGAGCCGGCAGTATGA
- a CDS encoding FHIPEP family type III secretion protein, whose protein sequence is MDSIDVARERALAWLQRIGRHGDAVAAILVALIVAMIVLPLPTFVIDGAIAVNICMALLLVTLALYLPSASAFSSFPVVLLFATLFRLGIEISTSRSILMRADAGAIVETFGRFVAGENVIVGSIVFIIIAIVQFIVVTKGAERVAEVGARFSLDSMPGRQMAIDADLRAGLARPESVPQLRAELARESRMHGAMDGAMKFVKGDAIAGLLIVMVNLAAGVALGVAQHDMPWADALQHYAVLTIGNGLVAQIPALLIALAAATLITRSDGQGPARADTVGRRIVAEALAAPQAWIAAGCVAALFGTVPGMPWYAFAALAVPMVALGGARLRRERPPRVADAPARATAAAVPDDRELRQIVPIRPIVVAVSPATEQGPRFDDLARAARRARNEIVMRYGLTVPGVELEGDGLLEGDAYRIAIDEVVVATGRFHWDCVCVEAAVLADRPAVQTWPQGYPLVEGASWIERAQWTGGEAGMNAGIEPLAYFSRLFAQLLHRHAARFVGVHEAQLLYGWLQREMPAAAKELAQAVSLPRFAEVLRMLVAERVSLRNVKQIVEALIAWAPQEKDTAVVVEHVRLALQAQICQEFSHDGILHAFVLEREVEAKMRASLQQTARGCRLALDHETAAAILDQLRCLVNRHVAGAIWPVILTTQDLRGPLRAWVQNELFDLYVLSYAELTPTQRVRSLGTVALEGG, encoded by the coding sequence ATGGATTCGATCGATGTCGCGCGCGAGCGCGCGCTCGCGTGGCTGCAGCGGATCGGCCGGCACGGCGACGCGGTCGCCGCAATTCTCGTTGCGCTCATCGTCGCGATGATCGTCTTGCCGTTGCCCACCTTCGTTATCGACGGCGCGATCGCCGTCAATATCTGCATGGCGCTGCTGCTCGTCACGCTGGCGCTTTACCTGCCGAGCGCATCGGCGTTCTCCAGCTTCCCCGTGGTGCTGCTTTTCGCGACGCTGTTTCGGCTCGGCATCGAGATCAGTACGAGCCGTTCGATTCTGATGCGCGCCGACGCCGGTGCGATCGTCGAGACGTTCGGGCGCTTCGTTGCAGGCGAGAACGTGATTGTCGGCTCGATTGTCTTCATCATCATCGCGATCGTGCAATTCATCGTCGTGACCAAGGGTGCGGAGCGGGTGGCGGAGGTGGGGGCGCGCTTTTCGCTCGATTCGATGCCGGGCCGGCAGATGGCCATCGACGCCGATCTGCGGGCCGGGCTCGCGCGTCCCGAAAGCGTGCCTCAACTGCGTGCGGAGCTCGCGCGCGAGAGCCGCATGCACGGCGCGATGGATGGAGCGATGAAGTTCGTCAAGGGCGACGCGATCGCTGGCCTGCTGATCGTGATGGTCAACCTCGCGGCGGGCGTGGCGCTCGGGGTCGCGCAGCATGACATGCCGTGGGCGGACGCCTTGCAGCATTACGCCGTGCTGACGATCGGCAACGGGCTCGTCGCGCAGATCCCTGCGTTGCTGATTGCGCTGGCGGCGGCTACCCTGATCACGCGCAGCGATGGGCAGGGACCGGCGCGAGCGGACACGGTCGGGCGGCGCATCGTTGCGGAGGCGCTCGCGGCACCGCAGGCCTGGATCGCCGCCGGCTGCGTGGCCGCACTTTTTGGCACGGTGCCCGGCATGCCGTGGTATGCCTTCGCTGCGCTAGCCGTGCCGATGGTGGCGCTCGGCGGTGCGCGGTTGCGCCGCGAGCGGCCGCCGCGCGTGGCCGATGCGCCGGCGCGCGCCACCGCGGCGGCTGTTCCCGACGATCGCGAGCTTCGCCAGATCGTGCCGATCCGGCCGATCGTCGTGGCCGTCTCGCCCGCTACCGAGCAAGGCCCTCGTTTCGACGATCTGGCGCGAGCGGCGCGGCGCGCCCGCAACGAGATCGTCATGCGTTATGGTCTGACCGTGCCGGGCGTCGAACTGGAAGGCGACGGACTGCTCGAGGGCGATGCCTACCGGATCGCAATCGACGAGGTCGTCGTGGCGACGGGGCGGTTTCATTGGGACTGCGTTTGCGTCGAAGCGGCAGTGCTTGCGGACCGCCCCGCGGTGCAGACCTGGCCGCAAGGTTATCCGCTTGTCGAAGGAGCGTCATGGATCGAGCGTGCGCAATGGACTGGCGGCGAGGCTGGTATGAACGCCGGAATCGAGCCGTTGGCGTACTTCTCGCGCCTCTTTGCGCAATTGCTGCATCGGCACGCCGCGAGGTTCGTCGGTGTGCATGAAGCGCAGTTGCTCTATGGCTGGCTGCAACGCGAAATGCCCGCGGCGGCAAAGGAGCTGGCGCAAGCCGTATCTTTGCCGCGCTTCGCCGAGGTGCTCAGAATGCTCGTTGCGGAACGCGTCTCGTTGCGCAACGTCAAGCAGATCGTCGAAGCGCTGATCGCGTGGGCGCCGCAGGAGAAGGATACGGCGGTCGTCGTCGAGCACGTGCGGCTCGCTTTGCAGGCTCAGATCTGCCAGGAGTTTTCCCATGACGGCATACTCCATGCGTTCGTGCTCGAGCGCGAAGTCGAGGCGAAGATGCGTGCGTCGCTGCAGCAGACCGCACGCGGATGCCGGCTGGCCCTCGACCACGAGACGGCGGCTGCCATTCTCGATCAGTTGCGCTGTCTCGTTAATCGGCACGTGGCCGGCGCGATTTGGCCCGTGATCCTGACCACGCAGGATCTGCGCGGCCCCCTGAGAGCTTGGGTGCAAAACGAGCTCTTCGACCTTTATGTCCTCTCATATGCCGAGTTGACGCCCACGCAGCGCGTTCGGTCGCTCGGCACGGTTGCACTCGAGGGTGGGTAA
- a CDS encoding EscT/YscT/HrcT family type III secretion system export apparatus protein, translated as MSAAGVLPPSALPFVFSLALCAARWLPTLIVVPLFTPRSLSPLLRAALSLSLALPVAAALPSSGIVPPLAQAVGLVAKELGIGLVLAVALGIPLWAVEAAGAWLDYQRGANPQALDPAAFAEASIFGALLQQAACVYLLRSGAFHAVLAIVYASFMHWPPTIWLPPMPHDTSALAGELAALLARYALILALPALLALLLVETCFAVLSRASARLPTYVAASPFKSVALLVTAALMLPDFLQAVDDLVGEHLVRAADLFDIEKRGE; from the coding sequence ATGAGCGCGGCCGGCGTGCTCCCGCCATCGGCGCTTCCGTTCGTCTTCTCGCTCGCGCTGTGCGCGGCGCGTTGGCTCCCCACCCTGATCGTCGTTCCACTTTTCACGCCGCGCTCGCTGTCCCCCTTGCTGCGCGCCGCCCTCTCGCTCTCGCTCGCGTTGCCGGTAGCTGCCGCGCTGCCGTCCTCTGGCATCGTGCCGCCGCTGGCGCAGGCCGTGGGCCTCGTTGCCAAGGAACTCGGCATCGGCCTGGTGCTCGCGGTCGCGCTGGGCATCCCCTTGTGGGCCGTCGAGGCAGCCGGCGCATGGCTCGACTACCAGCGCGGCGCCAATCCACAAGCGCTCGATCCCGCCGCCTTCGCCGAAGCGTCGATTTTCGGCGCCTTGCTGCAGCAGGCTGCCTGTGTCTATCTGCTCCGCTCCGGCGCGTTTCACGCAGTGCTCGCAATCGTCTATGCCAGTTTCATGCATTGGCCGCCGACGATCTGGCTACCGCCCATGCCGCATGACACAAGCGCGCTCGCCGGAGAACTCGCTGCCCTGCTGGCACGCTATGCGCTCATCCTGGCGTTGCCCGCTCTTCTTGCGCTGCTGCTAGTCGAGACCTGCTTTGCCGTGCTGTCGCGCGCGAGCGCGCGCCTTCCGACTTACGTTGCCGCCTCGCCGTTCAAAAGCGTCGCCCTGCTCGTCACCGCCGCGCTTATGCTTCCTGATTTCCTGCAAGCTGTCGACGATCTCGTCGGCGAACACCTCGTGCGCGCCGCGGATCTCTTTGACATCGAAAAGCGTGGGGAATGA
- a CDS encoding EscU/YscU/HrcU family type III secretion system export apparatus switch protein has product MSDKRLPPTEKRLRDARSKGDVPRSELLVAWIVMAACIEVGFAGADVACDAWLKLLAATIDDIARPFTLETVWRLAAAAVRSLAGAFAALGAVACLGVLAGTWISGGLPFAYRSLTPSMNRLDPRKRFKQIFSARNMTTVCVALAAAVIVALAGLATFVERLPLIVALARWHVFESSAGSVLESLHALLRTLLAALLVPAVLSALLARQQHRRTLRMSHRDLRDELKHTTGDPIVRARQHAVRAETMALPPALARPEHCAIVTNPEHLAVMLYYDGSERAAPIVAARGADASAERMTREAQTLGIPVFRFRALARRLFEQEQTGEAIPADCYGAVAIVYRLIEEIQALGSAPSAPMEIDDAFFHA; this is encoded by the coding sequence ATGAGCGACAAACGGCTCCCTCCCACGGAAAAGCGCCTGCGCGACGCGCGCAGCAAAGGCGACGTGCCGCGCAGCGAACTGCTCGTCGCCTGGATCGTCATGGCCGCCTGCATCGAGGTCGGCTTCGCGGGGGCCGACGTCGCTTGCGATGCGTGGCTGAAGCTGCTTGCGGCCACTATCGACGATATCGCTCGCCCCTTCACGCTCGAGACGGTGTGGCGGCTTGCCGCCGCAGCGGTTCGGTCATTGGCCGGGGCGTTCGCCGCCTTGGGCGCAGTCGCCTGTCTCGGCGTGCTCGCCGGCACCTGGATCTCGGGCGGCCTCCCGTTCGCGTATCGATCGCTCACGCCCTCGATGAACCGTCTCGACCCGCGCAAACGATTCAAGCAGATCTTCTCGGCCCGCAATATGACGACGGTATGCGTCGCACTCGCCGCCGCCGTGATCGTGGCGCTCGCGGGGCTGGCCACTTTTGTCGAGCGCTTGCCCCTCATCGTTGCATTGGCCCGTTGGCATGTATTCGAATCGAGCGCGGGAAGCGTCCTGGAAAGTCTGCACGCTCTGCTCAGAACACTGCTTGCCGCCTTGCTCGTGCCAGCGGTACTGAGCGCGCTGCTGGCTCGGCAACAGCATCGGCGCACGCTGCGCATGTCTCATCGCGACCTGCGCGACGAACTCAAGCATACGACCGGCGACCCGATCGTGCGCGCCCGCCAGCACGCGGTGCGGGCCGAGACGATGGCGCTGCCGCCCGCTTTGGCTCGGCCAGAGCATTGCGCCATCGTCACCAATCCCGAACATCTGGCCGTCATGCTCTACTACGATGGCAGCGAGCGCGCCGCGCCGATCGTGGCCGCTCGCGGGGCCGATGCCAGCGCCGAACGGATGACCCGCGAAGCACAAACGCTCGGCATACCCGTCTTTCGTTTCCGTGCCCTGGCCCGGCGCCTTTTCGAGCAGGAGCAAACCGGCGAGGCGATTCCCGCCGATTGCTATGGCGCCGTGGCCATCGTCTACCGCCTGATCGAGGAAATACAAGCGCTCGGGTCCGCGCCGTCTGCCCCGATGGAGATCGACGACGCGTTCTTCCACGCATGA
- a CDS encoding helix-turn-helix domain-containing protein, protein MSVQAMAWAIEQEIVLDASARHVLLCLANYADHAGKAAFPSVATLVKDTRMSERSVRAKLGELEKIGVIQKGNQAIVAAYIDRGDRRPVSYDLMMKRGVTAAPREERGANFDATGCSRCTQSILNHQ, encoded by the coding sequence ATGAGCGTTCAGGCAATGGCATGGGCCATCGAGCAGGAGATAGTCCTGGACGCTTCCGCGCGGCATGTTCTGCTGTGTCTCGCGAACTACGCGGACCACGCCGGCAAAGCGGCGTTCCCATCAGTCGCGACGCTCGTCAAAGACACCAGGATGTCAGAGCGGTCCGTGCGCGCCAAACTGGGCGAACTCGAGAAGATCGGTGTCATCCAGAAGGGCAATCAGGCCATCGTTGCTGCCTACATCGACCGTGGCGACCGCCGGCCGGTGAGCTACGACCTGATGATGAAACGGGGTGTCACTGCTGCACCCCGTGAGGAACGGGGTGCAAATTTCGACGCCACGGGGTGCAGCCGTTGCACCCAATCCATCCTTAACCATCAATAA
- a CDS encoding type II toxin-antitoxin system death-on-curing family toxin gives MGINNLQDVFEIAGMYAEAIARGHAFSDANKRTALVSALTYLLLENFMVARSAALEEIMVDVAERRLNYLDVANVFSTLAVPLDKLLEKG, from the coding sequence ATGGGTATCAACAACCTGCAGGATGTTTTCGAGATCGCCGGGATGTACGCAGAGGCGATAGCGCGTGGGCATGCGTTCTCTGATGCGAATAAGCGAACGGCACTCGTTTCGGCGCTGACCTATCTGTTGCTGGAAAATTTCATGGTGGCTCGAAGTGCCGCGCTCGAAGAAATCATGGTGGACGTTGCAGAGAGGCGGCTGAATTATCTAGACGTTGCAAACGTCTTTTCGACGTTAGCAGTTCCTCTCGATAAGCTTCTCGAGAAAGGCTAG